The Aequorivita sublithincola DSM 14238 genome window below encodes:
- a CDS encoding CHAT domain-containing protein, with product MEVLKRYILSFFFLFYLGIIVAQQQPVDIIYSNLDAFLEQPNPENLSKLQNSIENTSATDSEIQLAKTIAYCNIGYVEAQNGSLQKAIDVYEKAKQLYFSEGLSNYDIIEYCLKPLGNLYIKSQALSEAETIIKHYILYAKETGQSKQETSGIINLSVLYHNRGEFEKAKNILVQTLNQNPSNLDLKLNLASAYFALNDTKETKILLKSILSTNSQNVQALQLLAQVNLSEKEYDNASSNLKNALKLLQNDPKTKARETAKLHLSLAETYLAANQLSNSFSEIQKVYAQLILSYKMEQSLPKKEQLYAETTLMDVLDLHGNVLSKQGKPEDALEAFDLATEVNDFLFAQLYIQDSKLIAQQNVKHRSELMMELFYQQYISTKNVEWIEKAIKLDSKIKGRIVADANFLKGKLNEKSSQFQQLQKELGTLGEEIQKQVQNKNLDYSKLATLQKEYSFVLTKQRILYDSIQSEIASVSQTKTVFCLDEIKKKATTLNQTLVSYFIGSETVYQFIISEEKTLFKKIVNSKDEKEQFTEAIRSYNHFFNSPTTINNDIPFFAEVSLKLYKELQLPKAQNLIIIPDGILSFVPFQTLLTSKKQTFQYNEMPFLVFESAISYSVSFSEYLKNTGSFKEKQSVLGLFPVFKNTPQELGYSVFEAEVIAKLFPTDLLMESKASASNFIENASSHSILHLSTHAIGGTFNSEPSIQFYDRNFSLEELYGLQFSSQLVVLSACDTGVGKVVKGEGALSLARGFRYAGAPNVLFSLWQVNDKSTAQLMDYYYQNLKNIQSRNLSLHQASLNYLQDATIDNARKSPYYWGAFVYYGTTDAPQESTDWLWVFLLLAIIPLGGIAVWYFKRRRS from the coding sequence TTGGAAGTTCTAAAACGATATATACTTAGCTTTTTCTTCCTATTTTACTTAGGAATAATCGTTGCGCAACAACAGCCAGTTGATATTATTTACTCAAATTTAGATGCGTTTTTAGAGCAACCAAATCCTGAAAACCTTTCAAAACTTCAGAATTCAATTGAAAATACTTCTGCAACGGACAGTGAAATTCAATTAGCAAAAACAATTGCTTATTGCAATATTGGTTATGTGGAAGCCCAAAACGGTTCACTTCAAAAAGCCATAGATGTTTACGAAAAAGCAAAGCAACTATATTTTTCTGAAGGCTTAAGCAATTATGATATTATTGAATATTGTCTCAAGCCGCTTGGAAATCTTTATATAAAAAGTCAAGCGCTTTCCGAAGCAGAAACCATCATAAAACATTACATTCTCTACGCCAAGGAAACTGGTCAAAGCAAGCAAGAAACAAGCGGAATTATAAATCTTTCCGTCCTCTATCACAATCGCGGGGAATTTGAAAAAGCGAAGAATATTCTGGTTCAAACTTTGAATCAAAATCCTTCAAATCTGGATTTAAAACTTAATCTGGCCAGTGCTTATTTCGCTTTAAATGATACGAAAGAAACCAAAATTCTTTTGAAGAGTATTTTGAGTACAAATTCGCAAAATGTTCAAGCGCTTCAGCTTTTGGCACAAGTAAATCTTTCTGAAAAAGAATATGATAACGCTAGTTCCAACCTCAAAAATGCTTTAAAACTTCTTCAAAACGATCCAAAAACCAAAGCTAGGGAAACTGCAAAATTGCACTTGTCTTTGGCGGAAACTTATCTCGCAGCGAATCAACTTTCCAACTCTTTTTCTGAAATTCAAAAGGTTTATGCACAACTAATTCTTTCCTATAAAATGGAACAATCCCTACCAAAAAAAGAACAATTATACGCTGAAACCACTTTGATGGACGTTTTAGATTTACACGGAAATGTACTTTCAAAACAAGGAAAACCTGAAGACGCCTTGGAAGCTTTTGATTTAGCTACTGAAGTAAATGATTTTCTGTTTGCGCAATTATATATTCAAGATAGCAAATTGATAGCGCAGCAAAACGTAAAACATAGAAGCGAGCTAATGATGGAGCTTTTTTACCAACAATACATATCCACCAAAAATGTGGAATGGATTGAAAAAGCTATAAAACTTGATAGTAAAATAAAAGGTCGAATTGTAGCCGATGCAAATTTTTTAAAAGGGAAACTTAATGAAAAATCTTCCCAATTTCAACAACTTCAGAAGGAATTGGGAACTTTGGGAGAAGAAATTCAAAAACAAGTTCAAAACAAAAATCTTGACTATTCTAAACTTGCAACTTTGCAAAAAGAATACAGTTTTGTACTTACAAAGCAAAGAATATTATATGACAGCATTCAGTCCGAAATAGCTTCTGTTTCACAAACAAAAACCGTGTTTTGTTTAGATGAAATTAAAAAGAAAGCGACAACTTTAAATCAGACTTTGGTGAGTTATTTTATTGGGTCCGAAACGGTTTATCAATTTATTATTTCAGAAGAAAAAACACTTTTCAAAAAAATTGTTAATTCTAAAGATGAAAAGGAACAGTTTACGGAAGCTATTCGTTCATATAATCATTTTTTTAACAGTCCAACCACTATCAATAACGACATTCCATTTTTTGCTGAAGTTTCTTTAAAACTTTACAAAGAACTGCAATTGCCAAAGGCTCAAAACCTGATAATCATTCCTGACGGAATTTTATCTTTTGTACCATTTCAAACTTTATTGACATCAAAAAAACAAACTTTTCAATACAATGAAATGCCTTTTCTGGTTTTTGAAAGTGCTATTTCTTACTCGGTTTCTTTTTCAGAATACTTAAAAAATACGGGTTCATTTAAAGAAAAACAATCAGTCTTAGGCCTGTTTCCTGTATTTAAGAATACGCCGCAGGAATTGGGTTATTCCGTTTTTGAAGCAGAAGTAATTGCCAAACTTTTTCCAACAGATTTATTGATGGAATCAAAAGCTTCAGCCTCTAATTTTATTGAAAACGCTTCTTCACATTCAATTTTACATCTATCTACCCACGCAATCGGGGGTACTTTCAACAGTGAACCGAGCATTCAGTTTTACGATCGTAATTTTTCTTTGGAAGAACTTTACGGACTTCAATTTTCCAGTCAGTTAGTTGTTTTAAGCGCTTGTGATACAGGTGTTGGAAAAGTGGTAAAAGGTGAAGGAGCATTGAGTTTAGCTCGCGGATTCCGATATGCAGGAGCTCCAAACGTGCTTTTTTCACTATGGCAAGTAAACGATAAAAGCACGGCGCAATTGATGGATTATTACTATCAAAATTTGAAAAACATCCAATCTCGAAATCTTTCACTCCATCAAGCAAGTTTGAATTATCTTCAAGATGCAACCATTGATAACGCTCGAAAATCTCCATATTATTGGGGCGCTTTTGTGTATTATGGCACTACGGATGCGCCACAAGAAAGCACTGATTGGCTTTGGGTTTTCTTACTGCTTGCAATTATTCCTTTGGGTGGAATTGCAGTTTGGTATTTTAAAAGAAGAAGGTCTTAG
- a CDS encoding aspartate-semialdehyde dehydrogenase — translation MKLALVGATGMVGEVMLKVLAERNFPIDELLLVASERSVGKEMTFKDKTYKVIGLEEAVAAKPNIALFSAGGSTSLEWAPKFAEAGTTVIDNSSAWRMDHDKKLIVPEINANLLTKSDKIIANPNCSTIQLVMALAPLHKKYKMKRVVVSTYQSVSGTGLKAVKQMENEMAGIKGEMAYPYPIHRNALPHCDSFEENGYTKEEMKLAREPQKILDDRTFSITATAVRIPTAGGHSEAVNVQFEHDFILGDIRKMLHETPGVTVQDNTDTNTYPMPLYAHDKDEVFVGRIRRDETQPNTLNMWIVSDNLRKGAATNAVQIAEYLVANSLV, via the coding sequence ATGAAATTAGCTCTAGTTGGTGCCACAGGAATGGTTGGCGAAGTAATGTTGAAAGTATTGGCAGAACGCAATTTCCCAATTGACGAATTACTTTTGGTAGCTTCCGAAAGATCAGTAGGAAAGGAAATGACCTTTAAAGACAAAACATACAAAGTAATTGGTTTAGAAGAAGCCGTTGCCGCAAAACCGAATATCGCCCTATTTTCTGCTGGCGGAAGCACCTCCTTGGAATGGGCTCCAAAATTTGCTGAAGCTGGAACTACGGTAATTGACAATTCATCCGCATGGCGAATGGATCACGATAAAAAGCTCATCGTTCCAGAAATTAACGCAAATTTATTGACCAAAAGCGATAAAATAATTGCAAATCCAAATTGTTCAACTATACAGTTGGTAATGGCTTTAGCGCCACTTCACAAAAAATATAAAATGAAACGCGTTGTAGTTTCTACCTATCAATCGGTTTCTGGTACTGGTTTAAAGGCTGTAAAGCAGATGGAAAATGAGATGGCAGGCATAAAAGGTGAAATGGCCTATCCATACCCAATTCACAGAAATGCATTACCGCATTGCGACTCTTTTGAAGAGAATGGCTACACCAAGGAAGAAATGAAACTTGCGCGTGAACCTCAAAAAATATTGGACGACCGAACGTTTTCAATTACTGCAACCGCAGTCCGTATTCCAACAGCTGGCGGCCATAGTGAAGCAGTAAATGTACAGTTTGAACATGATTTTATCCTTGGCGATATTCGTAAAATGTTGCACGAAACTCCTGGTGTTACGGTACAGGATAATACAGACACAAATACCTATCCAATGCCACTTTATGCTCACGATAAAGATGAGGTTTTTGTTGGTCGCATCCGTCGTGATGAAACGCAGCCAAACACACTCAATATGTGGATTGTAAGTGATAACCTTCGTAAAGGCGCTGCTACTAATGCCGTTCAAATTGCGGAGTATTTGGTGGCTAATTCTCTGGTTTAG
- a CDS encoding N-acetylmuramoyl-L-alanine amidase family protein: MRNDLRILGFAFLLFTFSFSYARDKIVVIDVSHGGKDNGYESDGHKEKDIAFEIALKIVALNKLDNVKIILTREGDYFVSLKDRLEFINALNPDYVLSLHINSNDDTEVSGFDFFVSTQINNLSEKSNRLAQSIESSIPKEFSSNGIKNANFSILKNVEAPITLIEMGYLSNPKDKLLLTSAESQDKIAQAIYNAIK; this comes from the coding sequence ATGAGAAATGATTTGAGAATTTTAGGATTTGCATTCTTGCTGTTTACCTTTTCATTTTCGTACGCACGTGATAAAATAGTTGTTATTGATGTAAGCCACGGTGGAAAAGACAATGGCTATGAAAGTGATGGCCATAAAGAAAAAGATATTGCTTTTGAAATTGCGCTAAAAATCGTTGCCTTGAATAAGCTAGATAATGTGAAAATCATTTTGACTCGTGAAGGAGACTATTTTGTTTCCTTAAAGGATCGTCTGGAATTTATAAATGCTTTAAATCCTGATTATGTGCTTTCACTTCACATAAATTCCAACGATGATACTGAAGTTAGTGGTTTCGACTTTTTTGTAAGCACTCAGATCAACAACTTAAGTGAAAAGTCCAATCGTCTTGCCCAAAGCATTGAAAGTTCCATCCCTAAGGAATTCTCAAGCAACGGAATCAAAAACGCAAATTTTTCTATTTTGAAAAATGTAGAAGCACCAATCACACTCATTGAAATGGGCTATTTAAGTAATCCTAAAGATAAATTACTGTTGACTTCTGCAGAGAGTCAAGATAAAATTGCACAAGCCATTTACAATGCAATAAAATAG
- the mscL gene encoding large conductance mechanosensitive channel protein MscL, whose translation MLKEFKNFIMTGNVIDLAIAVILAGAVGLVVNGFVTDVMMPIIGHFSGGVDFADLKVVLDPAVVGADGTVATPENAVMYGKWINTIINLIIVGFVLFIIVKAYNKTKKKQVEAAPAPPAGPTQEELLIEIRDELRKK comes from the coding sequence ATGTTAAAAGAATTTAAAAACTTTATTATGACCGGCAATGTGATAGACCTTGCCATAGCCGTTATTTTGGCAGGCGCCGTAGGCCTTGTTGTTAATGGCTTCGTTACCGACGTTATGATGCCAATAATTGGTCATTTTTCAGGAGGTGTAGATTTCGCAGACTTGAAAGTTGTACTAGATCCTGCAGTTGTTGGGGCAGATGGTACTGTTGCAACGCCAGAAAACGCTGTTATGTATGGTAAATGGATAAATACGATTATCAACTTAATAATTGTAGGCTTTGTTCTATTCATAATTGTTAAAGCTTACAACAAAACCAAAAAGAAACAAGTTGAAGCAGCTCCAGCACCACCAGCAGGACCAACTCAAGAAGAATTGCTTATCGAGATTAGAGACGAGCTTAGAAAAAAATAA
- the alr gene encoding alanine racemase: MPKATETLLEINLNALDNNYQYITSKLKKETKVLAVVKAYGYGSDSVAVARELVDLGIDYFAVAYTGEGETLRNASIETPILVLHPLPVNFDAIVDRCLEPSIYSRKMLEEFITYTEKKQQNNYPIHLKFNTGLNRLGFDESDISFIAETLSKTKSVKVKSAFSHLAASEDLKLKEFTLGQIKAFRKISEELSAKIGYKPLLHCANTSGIINYPEAHFDMVRTGIGLYGFGNDPEVNKHLKPISTLKTVISQIHTIQKDESVGYNRGFIAEKTTLSATLPIGHADGIPRSYGKGKGWVTINGKKAHILGNVCMDMIMVDVTEINCEEGDEAIVFGPAAMADELAAAINSISYELITAISQRVKRVVCRK, from the coding sequence ATGCCAAAAGCCACTGAAACTTTATTGGAGATTAACCTTAACGCGTTAGACAATAATTACCAATACATTACTTCAAAATTAAAAAAGGAAACTAAAGTCCTGGCCGTTGTAAAGGCTTATGGCTACGGAAGTGATTCGGTAGCTGTGGCGAGGGAGCTTGTAGATTTAGGGATAGATTATTTCGCGGTTGCTTATACCGGCGAAGGCGAAACTTTGCGAAATGCTTCCATTGAAACGCCTATTTTAGTGCTTCATCCGCTTCCAGTAAATTTTGATGCCATTGTGGATCGTTGCTTAGAACCGAGCATCTATTCTCGGAAAATGTTGGAAGAATTTATTACTTATACTGAAAAAAAACAGCAAAATAATTATCCAATTCACCTAAAATTCAACACGGGATTGAATCGTTTGGGTTTTGATGAAAGTGATATTTCATTTATTGCTGAAACCCTTTCAAAAACCAAAAGCGTAAAAGTGAAATCGGCTTTTTCACATCTTGCTGCGAGTGAAGATTTAAAGTTGAAGGAATTTACGCTTGGACAGATTAAGGCCTTTCGAAAAATTTCAGAAGAACTTTCCGCCAAAATAGGTTATAAACCATTGCTTCATTGCGCAAACACTTCAGGAATCATCAATTATCCAGAAGCACATTTTGATATGGTGCGCACAGGAATTGGACTTTATGGCTTCGGAAATGATCCAGAAGTAAATAAACATTTAAAACCCATTAGCACTTTAAAAACGGTTATTTCACAAATTCACACAATTCAAAAAGATGAAAGCGTTGGTTACAACCGGGGTTTTATTGCTGAAAAAACCACTCTTTCTGCCACGCTTCCCATTGGTCACGCAGACGGAATTCCGCGTTCTTACGGAAAAGGCAAAGGTTGGGTGACAATTAATGGTAAAAAAGCCCATATTTTAGGAAACGTCTGTATGGATATGATAATGGTTGATGTTACGGAAATAAATTGCGAAGAAGGTGATGAGGCAATCGTTTTTGGTCCCGCAGCAATGGCAGATGAATTAGCGGCGGCTATAAATTCTATTTCGTATGAATTAATTACCGCTATTTCACAACGAGTAAAACGAGTGGTTTGCCGTAAATAA
- a CDS encoding thymidine kinase: MFLENTVNQKEQFGWIEVISGSMFSGKSEELIRRLKRAKFARQKVEIFTPSIDTRYAEDAVTSHDSNQIRSTPVPAAANIPILADNCDVVGIDEAQFFDDEIVKVCNDLANRGVRVIVAGLDMDYKGNPFGPMPALMATAEYVTKVHAICTRTGNLAHYSYRKAKSEALVLLGETEEYEPLSRAAFFKAHLRDKVVKLEVKEAEEINNEKAAEKTGKQA; encoded by the coding sequence ATGTTTCTTGAAAATACCGTAAATCAGAAAGAACAATTTGGCTGGATTGAAGTAATCAGCGGTTCTATGTTTTCAGGAAAGTCTGAAGAGCTAATCCGAAGACTAAAACGCGCCAAATTTGCCCGTCAAAAAGTAGAAATTTTCACACCTTCAATAGATACGCGTTATGCTGAAGACGCAGTAACCAGTCACGATAGCAATCAAATTCGTTCCACACCGGTTCCGGCTGCGGCAAACATTCCAATTTTGGCAGATAACTGTGATGTTGTTGGCATAGACGAGGCACAATTTTTTGATGACGAAATCGTAAAAGTATGTAATGATTTGGCCAATCGTGGCGTTCGGGTTATTGTTGCAGGACTGGATATGGATTATAAAGGAAACCCTTTTGGCCCGATGCCTGCATTAATGGCAACTGCTGAATATGTTACAAAAGTTCACGCAATCTGCACCCGCACTGGCAATCTAGCTCATTACAGCTATAGAAAAGCCAAAAGTGAAGCGCTAGTTTTACTTGGTGAAACCGAAGAATATGAACCCTTGAGCCGCGCAGCATTTTTTAAAGCACATCTTCGTGACAAAGTGGTTAAGCTTGAAGTAAAGGAAGCTGAAGAAATCAATAATGAAAAGGCTGCCGAAAAAACTGGAAAACAAGCATAG
- a CDS encoding DoxX family protein, which translates to MNPQKTIYWIATGLLSALFLYSAFNYLTDTAVIEGYYQDFQYPTYLVIPMALAKILAIVFILLRKPKWVMEWAYAGLFFDMVLACFAHYHISDPGMTLPLVGIVLLLVSYFFGKTVRP; encoded by the coding sequence ATGAACCCTCAAAAAACCATCTACTGGATAGCCACTGGGCTACTCAGCGCCCTATTTCTGTATTCTGCTTTTAATTATCTAACAGATACGGCGGTAATTGAAGGATATTATCAAGACTTTCAATATCCAACATATTTGGTGATTCCAATGGCTTTGGCAAAGATCTTAGCTATCGTCTTTATTCTTTTAAGAAAACCAAAATGGGTGATGGAATGGGCTTATGCAGGGCTATTTTTTGATATGGTTTTGGCGTGTTTTGCACATTACCACATCAGTGATCCTGGAATGACGCTTCCTTTAGTTGGAATTGTTTTGCTATTGGTTTCATATTTCTTCGGAAAAACCGTTCGACCCTAA